The Desulfatirhabdium butyrativorans DSM 18734 genome contains the following window.
GCCGTTCAGGATACGGATCCTGAAAAGGTCATGTTGTTGCGCCATCTGATTGTCAGTCATCACGGCCGCAGGGAATTCGGGTCTCCAGAAGAGCCGAAGACGATCGAAGCCATGATCCTCAACTATGTGGATGAAATGGACGCCAAGGTGACGGCGGTCCGTGAAATGATGAACAATACCGATGCGAAGGCGAGCTGGACCCAATGGCACAAGCTTCTGGAAAGACAATTCTATGTGGGGCCTGACCATCAGGAACTGTAGATAGTGCCTGAACGGAAATCCTCTATGCGGGGCACCACGCCGCCTGCAGGCAGGCAATTTTGCGATACAGCGCGAAAACTCAGCCGCCCGATATCGTAAGTGCCGGGCGGAATCGGATCCATTCAGAAAAGTCGAATCCTATGAATGAGGGGTTCATATCGTGCTTTCTCCTGGATAACGCCCGGCCCAACGATCTCCGGCGGCTTCAGACAAGTTCCCGCTGCATCGCAAAACAGCCTGCCCTCCGGCTCAGATTGCACCTAAAACGGGATTTCCGTTCAGGCACTAGATAGGCTCGTTTGAGACTATTTGGCTTTTGCGGGGCCATAACATTTTTAAACCGTATATTGAATGAACCGAACAGCATGAAGGAGGTAATGCATGTCGATCAACACATGGCAGACCCCGAACTGGCCACCCGGCGTGGCCCGGGAAATCACAGGCTGGGACAAACCGGTGTTCAGCCTGTTGGACGAGGCGGCGCGGGCGTTTCCCCACAATGTGTACACCATCTTCAACGATGGTACCCGCACCTATGCCCAGGTTCAGGATATGGCCGATCGCATCGCCAATTTCCTGGCATCCCGTGGCATCAAAAAAGGGGATCGGGTTGCCATTTTTCTGCCCAATCTTCCCCACTATCCGGCGATTTATTTCGGCATTCTGAAAGCCGGCGCTGTCTGCGTCACCTGCAATCCCATTTATACAGCAGGCGAATTGAATTACCAGCTCAGGGACTCCGGCGCCAGAGCCGTGTTTGCTATGGATCATCCCCAGTTTTACCAGACTGCCGTCAAGGCCATTGAAGGAACCGATGTTCAAACGGTGGTGATCTGCAACGTCAAATCCTTTCTGCCCCCCCTCAAAGGCTTTCTGGGCGGCCTGCTCGGGAAGATTCCCAAGGCGCCATCCCACGATCCATCCCATCTTTTTTTTGATGATATCATCGCAAAATATCCCCCGCAACCGCCTGCCATCGAAATCGATCCGATCCGGGATCTCGCGCTGATCATCTATACCGGGGGGACTACCGGCGTACCCAAAGGCGCTGCGCTTACCCATACCAATTTTGTCTTCGATATCCTGGCTGTGCATGAATGGGTCCGTTTTCCCCATGAACCCGGAAAAGCCCCTGAAAAAATCCGGCATGGCGGTTTTCACTGCTATCTCGGGGTGCTACCGTGGTATCACAGTTTCGGTTTGACACTGTGTCTGCTCGGGGCCTGCGCGAGCGCCAGCAAACTGGTCTGTGTGCCAGACCCGCGGGCAGGGAATCCGCCGTTTACGGAAGTACTCAAGGCCGTACAGAAATATCGGACCACCATGATCGTCGGTGTGCCGACCATTTACATCGCTTTCATGAATCATCCGCAGTTGGCGCAGTTCAACCTGAGCTCGGTTTTGTGCTGTGCATCGGGGGGCGCGCCGCTTCCTGTTGAAGTGGCCAAAAAATTTGAGGAAAAAACAGGGTGCATCATTTTTGAGGGATTTGGACTCAGTGAGACGGCACCGGTGATTACCGTAAATCCGACCGATACGGCCAAACGGAAATTCGGCTCCGTTGGGTTCCCGCTTCCCAGCACGGACATCAAGATCGTGGATTCGGATACGGGTTTGAACGAAATGCCGCGTGGCGAGGATGGCGAGATTGCCGTCAGCGGGCCTCAGGTGATGCAGGGGTATTGGAACAAGCCCACCGAGAACGAAGCCGTTTTTCGGGAGATCGATGGCATGCGGTACTTTTTGACCGGAGACATCGGTCATATCGATGAGGAAGGCTACATTGTCATTACGGACCGCAAAAAAGACCTGATCCTTGTCGGCGGGTTCAATTGCTATCCGCGGGAAGTGGAAGAAGTCCTGTTTGCCCATCCGAAGGTGGCCAACGCCGCTGTCGTAGGCGTTCCCGATCCCAAAAGCGGTGAATCGGTCAAGGCCTTCGTTCAACTGATCCCCGGGCAAACGGCTACCGAGGAGGAGATTCTGGAATTCTGCAAGTCGAGACTGGCCGGTTACAAGCGGCCCCGATCCATTGAATTCCGGGATGCGCTGCCGACCTCACCTGTAGGCAAAGTGCTTCGCAGGGTGCTTCGGGATGAGGAACGGAAGAAGGGTCAGAAGGGATAATTCCGAACAGTCAGATGCCTTTTTCGGGAGCCTGGACGGGCCAGGCTGAGAGGGATCCGGCGCAACCGTGGATCCGACCGTTGAACCTGATCCGGGTAATGCCGGTGGAGGAAACATGCATGAAAAAAACCGCCTCCGTTTCCGGGGGCGGTTTTTTTCATGGATCCGATCCGCGCAACCGGATTTCTGAAAACGGGAGATATTTCGATGAGGAGATGGATCGTACTCTTCTTGTTGGCTGGATGGCCGGCAATGGCGTTTTCCGAATCCAGCCAAAAGGTCATCACCATCATGACCCATGAGAGCTTCAGCGTTTCGAAGGAAATCGTCGCCGAATTCGAGGCGCGAAACGCCGTTACCCTGCGCTTTCTCAAGGCCGGGGATGCCGGGGCCGCACTCAATCAGGCCATACTCTCCAAAGCCCATCCCATGGCCGATGTCTTTTTCGGCGTGGACAACGCATTGATGGGCCGCGCGCTCAAATCCGGCATTTTTGTTCCCTATGCCAGCCCCCATCTGGCGGATATCCCGGTATCGCTGAAGCTCGACGGAGAAAACCGGCTGTTGCCGGTGGATTATGGCGATGTCTGCATCAACTACGATCCGGAATGGTTTCAGCGCCGCCATCTTGCCCCCCCAAAAACGATCGATGATCTGATTCTTCCGGCTTACGCCGGATTGTGCGTCGTGGAACATCCGGCAAGCTCTTCGCCCGGGCTGGCATTTTTGCTGACCACGATCGGCCGCTATGGAGAAACGGGGTTTGTCGAATACTGGAAAAAGCTGCAGGCCAGCAAGGTGCTGGTGGTCGATGGCTGGAAGGAAGCCTACTGGGGAAATTTTTCCGCCGCATCCAAGGGGAACAGGCCGATCGTTGTCAGTTATGCCACAAGTCCAGCGGCGGAAGTGTATTTTTCCAAGAAAGAAATGGACAAGGCGCCCACCGCAGCGGTGACAGCACCGGGGTGTGCATTTCGGCAGATCGAATTCGTGGGGATACTCTCGGGTACTTCCCAGAAGGCGCTTGCCGAACAAGTGGTTGATTTCTTTCTCAGCCTTCGGTTCCAGGATGGCATCCCCTTGCAGATGTTCATGTATCCGGCCAGGAAATCGGCCAAACTCCCGGAGCTCTTCGTCAAACATGCCGCGGCAGCCGAAAAGCCCGTCGATATCCCGTGGGAAAAGATTGAGGCCAACCGCGAGCTCTGGCTCGATCGCTGGGCGGATGCGGCGCTGCGATGAGAAGGCATTCTCCGTGGCTGAACTTCCTGTGGAGCATCCCGGCTGCGGCCATGCTTTTCTGGTTCGTTTATCCGCTGGCAACCGTTTGGACGATCAGTTTGCAGGGAACAGGCCTGGCGGGATGGATGGAATTTTTGTCCTCCAGGTTGCTCTGGCATACGCTGGGCAACGGATTTTCGCAGGCCCTGGTTTCAACGGGCGTTACCCTGGCGGTGGCCCTGCCGCTGGCGGTTCTCTGGATGTTGTACGATTTTCGGGGGAAAAGGTGGCTGCAGACGATTGTGAGCCTTCCCTTCGTTTTGCCGACGGTCGTTGTGGCTGCAGGGTTTCGGGCGCTTTGGGGTGCGGAGGGCCTGCTGAATCGCCTGGTTCACGATCTGATGGGATTTCCCGTAATCGATGTCGGTTATGGATGGGGGCCGGTCATCATCGCCCATGTGTTCTACAATATTTCGGTGGTGTTTCGGATCGTCACCGGATTCGGAGCGCGTATCGATCCCGGCATTCTCGAAAGCGCCCTTTGTCTGGGCGCCTCACCGTTCGTTGCCGTCCGGCGGGTGCTGCTCCCGCTGCTCCAGCCTGCAATCCGTTCGGCGAGCCTTCTTGTCTTTCTCTTCTGTTTCGGAAGTTTCGGGGTCGTGCTCATCCTGGGCGGCCAGAGCATGAGCACCCTCGATACGGAAATCTATCGGCAGACGGTGCAATTTTTCCATCTTTCCGCTGCAGCCCTGTTCTCGATCGTTCAGTTGTTCTTTACGCTGCTGGTCATTGCGCTTCATTCCAACCTGGGAGCCAAATCACTGAACATCTCCCTTGCCGGCGGCGCTGCCGAAGCCATTCTGGGAAAGCCGGATACGGCCAGGGTCAAAAGAGGCGTTGGGCTGCTTGCCCTCGGATACGGCGCAATCCTCGGTATGCCGCTTGCAGCGATCCTGATCCAGGCGATCTGGGGGGAGGCCGGGCCCAGTCTGGAGTACTTTGTGGGGCTTTTTCGCAATGAACGGGACGCGATCTTTTTCGTTCCGCCCATCGATGCGGTTGTCAATTCATTGGAGGCGGCGATTTGGGCCGTCATGTTCTGCCTGGTCATCGGATTTCCCGCCGCCCAGTTTCTGGCCTTGTCCCGCAGCCGGATCAAACGCGCTCTGCATGCGGGTTTTCTGCTCCCCCTGAGCGCCTCTCCGGTCATCCTGGGCCTGGGCTTCATCGTAACGTTTGCATCTGCCCCCTTTGATTTCCGGACTTCCTGGTGGCTGATTCCCGTTTCCCATGCCCTGGTTGCCTTTCCCATATTCCTGCAATCCATCCTTCCCGCGTTGCGAAGCGTGCCGGATTCGCTCAAACAGGCGGCTGCCACCCTGGGGGCCGCCCCCTTCATCGTCTGGCTCCGGGTGGAGATGCCCATGATCCGGATCAGCCTGATAGCCGCCATGGTGTTCTGCATGATGATCAGCCTGGGGGAATTCGGCGCGACGGCATTTATCGCAAGGCCTTACGCGCCGACAATGCCCGTGGCGATCTATCGGTATCTTTCGCAGCCGGGGCCGCAAAATTACGGGCAGGCAATGGCCATGAGCGTCCTGTTGCTCGGGGTGACGGGAGCCGGTTTTGCGCTGCTGCGGCGGATCGGAAAGCAGCGATGAGGCCGTTTCTCGAATTGGATGGCATTCGAAAATCTTTCGGGCCGGTGGTTGCCCTGGACCATGTGACGCTGCGCATCGAGAAAGGCGAAATTCTCTGCATCCTGGGGCCGAGCGGATGCGGCAAGACGACGCTGCTTCGCCTGATTGCCGGCATCGAAAGTCCCGATGCGGGTCATGTCCGGATCGAGGGGGCCGAAGCCAGCGAGGTGCCGGTGCATTTGCGGCAAATCGGCATGGTGTTCCAGGATTTTGCGCTGTTTCCGCATCTGGCCGTCTGGGAAAATATCGCCTTCGGTCTCGAGCGGATGCGCTTTCCCCGTGCGGAAATCCGGCAGCGCGTGCGCAGTCTGCTTAGCCTCATGCAGATGGAATCGCTCTGGGATCGCCGGATCGATCAGCTCTCCGGCGGTCAGAAGCAGCGCGTCGCCCTGGCCAGAAGCCTTGCGCCACAACCCCGGCTGCTGTTGCTCGATGAGCCGCTTGGCGCGCTCGACCGTCAGCTTCGGGAGCGGCTCATGGTGGATACGGCCGATATCCTGCGGCGCATCGGCATGACAGCACTCTATGTCACCCACGACCATCTGGAAGCGTTTGCGGTCTCGGACCGGATCGCTGTCATGCAAAACGGATGCATTGCTCAGGTCGGTACGCCGGAAGAGGTTTACCAGCGTCCGGCATCCATCGAAATCGCGCGTTTTTTCGGGTTCGAGAATTTCGTTCCTGCAAAAAGGGTTGCGGATCATGTCCTGCAAACCGATTTGGGAACCCTGAAATGTGCCGCAGGGGCGGATGCGGCTCAAGATGACGAGACGACCATCCTGATTCGGCCTGATTCGGCCGTATGGATTTGCGATGAAACGCGCTTCGATGAAGCTCCCAATCGGATATCGGGAACAATCGTCCGAAGGCGCTTTCTGGGTGCCCAGATTCATATCGTCATTCGGTTTGCTCCGGAAGCACTGCTGAGCTTCTTGTTACCTTCACATCCCGCACCGCCGCCAGTGGGTGCCCCGATTGTTCTGTCTCTGAATCCGGCAGGCATCGTTGCCGGGATCAAATCGGCATAGGCAGTCGGGGTTTTCAGAGAAGGGCAGTTTTCGATTGACAACGCAACGGGGTGTCGATAGGTTTTTGACGGGACATGCGGCAGACAACCGGCTGAAAGCAAAATTGGGGGCGAAATGGATCAACACCAAACGGCGAAAAAAGCGCTGATCACCGGCATTACAGGCCAGGATGGGGCCTATCTGGCCGCCTATCTGATCGAAAAAGGATACCGGGTTTACGGCATCAAACGCAGAAGCTCCTCCTTCAACACGAAACGGGTGGATCGGCTCTATCAGGATCCGCACGATCCGGGCCTTCGCTTTTCGATGCATTATGGCGATCTGACGGACGCCACCAACCTCATCCGGATCATCCAGGAAGTGCAGCCCGATGAAATCTACAACCTGGCAGCCCAGAGCCATGTTCAGGTTTCTTTCGAAACGCCTGAATATACGGCCAATTCGGATGCACTGGGAACCCTCCGGCTGCTGGAGGCCATCCGGATCCTCGGCATGGAAAAACGGGTTCGCTTTTATCAGGCCTCGACCAGCGAAATGTTCGGCAAGGTGCAGGAGATCCCCCAGCGGGAGACAACGCCCTTCTATCCGAGGAGCCCTTACGGGGCTGCAAAGGTATATGCCTACTGGATCACGGTCAATTACCGGGAAGCTTACGGCATGTTTGCCTGCAACGGCATTCTGTTCAATCATGAATCGCCGATTCGGGGCGAAACCTTCGTGACCCGGAAAATCACCCGAGGTGTTGCCCGAATTCTGCTGGGGCTGCAGGAGCGGCTCTACCTCGGCAATCTGCACGCCAAGCGGGATTGGGGATTTGCCGGAGATTATGTCGTTGCGATGTGGAAAATGCTCCAGCAGGATCGGCCGGATGATTTCGTGATCGCCACGGGGAAAGCCTATTCGGTCCGGGATTTTGTGGAGCGGGCCTTTGCCGCGGCCGGGATCCGGCTTGCCTGGAAAGGCCGGGGCGTTGATGAAACAGGCGTGATCGATGCCGTGGACCAAACGGTTGTCGACGCATGCCTGCAGGGAGATGCGGCCTGTGATGCGCTTCGGCCGGGAGCCACGGTGGTCAGCATCGACCCAAGATACTTCCGGCCCACAGAAGTCGATTTTCTGCTCGGTGATCCGTCCAAAGCCAAACGGATTCTGGGCTGGGAGCCCCGAACGGAAATCGGCAGACTCATCGAAATGATGGTGGCCGAGGATATCCGGGAAGCCCGGCGGGATTGGCTGATCGGAAAAGAAGGATTTCCGGTTTACAACCATTTTGAATGATCGGGGAACCATGAGCGCCGCTGAACATATCCTGCAGGAGAATCGGAAAATCTTTGTGGCAGGGCATCGCGGGATGGTCGGCTCTGCCATCACCCGGAGGCTTGGCGAGCTCGGTTATCGGAACATCCTCGTCAAATCCCATGCCGAGCTGGATTTGATGAGCGCCCAGAAAGTGCGCTCCTTTTTCGAGAGAGAGCAACCCGAGATCGTCATTCTTGCCGCGGCAAAAGTTGGCGGCATTCTGGCAAACAGCACCTATCCTGCCGATTTCATTTACCAGAATCTGATGATCGAGGCCAACGTCATCCATGAAGCCTATCAGGCGGGTATCCGCAGGCTGTTGTTTCTGGGCAGCTCCTGCATCTATCCCCGTTTGGCTGCACAGCCGATCCGGGAAGAGGCGTTGTTGTCCGGATATCTGGAGCCTACGAACAAGGCCTATGCCATCGCCAAGATCGCGGGGATCGTGCTGTGCGAATCCTACAACCAGCAATACGGCTGCCGGTACCGCTCCGTCATGCCGACCAATCTGTATGGTCCGAACGATTCATACGATCTGGAGCAATCCCATGTGTTACCCGCCATGATCCGGAAGTTTCATCTGGCCAGGCTGGTGCACGCCAGGGACTGGGAAGGCATCGAACGGGACGAGGTAACGTATGGCCCCATACCGGATGATGTCCGGAAGGGTCTGATGGGTTCCGGAGGGCCGAAAGTCGTCTTGTGGGGAAGCGGTTTGCCCCGGAGGGAGTTTCTGTACGTCGAGGACATGGCCGATGCCTGCATTTATTTGCTCGACTTGCCCGATGGGCGCTGGGACGAAGAGATCGGCTCGCGGGGCATTGCCCACGTCAACATCGGCTCCGGTGAGGATATCCCCATTCGGGAACTGGCCCGTGTGGTGCAGCAGGTTGTCGGATTCGACGGCGAAGTTCTCTGGGATACGGAAAAACCGGACGGCATGCCCAGAAAATGGCTCGATGTGAGCCGGATACAGCGCCTTGGCTGGCGGCCGAGGATATCCCTTCGAGAAGGGATTGCGGCGACTTATCGTCAGTATCTGGATGCGATGGGACCGCGGCAATCCGATCAAAACGGGAAATGATCATGAAGCGCGTCGAACCGATCCACACCATTCAGGAAATGGCCGAAAGTCTGGTCAATTTGTCTCTTTCCCCGGAAGTTGCCGCATTTGCGGTGCGGGATATGCCTGCGCGAACCAATCGGACGGTGGTGGAATACGAAGGCCGCATGCTGCAAATTCTGGGGGTAGGGTGGGCCATATCGTATTTCATGGCGGAGCGGCCTGAAAAAAAAGCCGTTACGGAAGCCTATTGGAACATGCTCTTCGATTTTTCGAAGAATCTGTCCACCGTTGTTTCGGCAACCCTTCCGGAACCCTTCGATTACATCCGGGTTCTGAAAAGCCGGATGGATACCTACCTCGCGGAATTTTCCGATGTGGAGGCAAGTGCAAAGGATCCGGCAGCCCTTCAGAACGATTTACTGACCCGGGTCGGCATGACGTTTGCCAGGCTGTGCGGCGGAGAGGACGACGTTTATCTCATTCTCGCCGGGAACCGCTTGTTTCACCTTTCTCTGGAAGGGGTAAAACATTACCTGACATCTGTCTTGAGCTGAAACGGTTCATGCGCATTTAGGCGATGATCTGAATGCGGCGGGGTTGCGAGTGAATCCATCCGATGTGTTGCCGGAACAAACAGGATATTGCGGCCCTCCCCTTTCTTCCTGCCTGTGGAATATCTGCTTGACTTCCTCTCCGGATGTTCTTAGATAGGACGATTCATTGAATGCTGAGAG
Protein-coding sequences here:
- a CDS encoding GDP-L-fucose synthase family protein, whose amino-acid sequence is MSAAEHILQENRKIFVAGHRGMVGSAITRRLGELGYRNILVKSHAELDLMSAQKVRSFFEREQPEIVILAAAKVGGILANSTYPADFIYQNLMIEANVIHEAYQAGIRRLLFLGSSCIYPRLAAQPIREEALLSGYLEPTNKAYAIAKIAGIVLCESYNQQYGCRYRSVMPTNLYGPNDSYDLEQSHVLPAMIRKFHLARLVHARDWEGIERDEVTYGPIPDDVRKGLMGSGGPKVVLWGSGLPRREFLYVEDMADACIYLLDLPDGRWDEEIGSRGIAHVNIGSGEDIPIRELARVVQQVVGFDGEVLWDTEKPDGMPRKWLDVSRIQRLGWRPRISLREGIAATYRQYLDAMGPRQSDQNGK
- a CDS encoding thiamine ABC transporter substrate-binding protein; protein product: MRRWIVLFLLAGWPAMAFSESSQKVITIMTHESFSVSKEIVAEFEARNAVTLRFLKAGDAGAALNQAILSKAHPMADVFFGVDNALMGRALKSGIFVPYASPHLADIPVSLKLDGENRLLPVDYGDVCINYDPEWFQRRHLAPPKTIDDLILPAYAGLCVVEHPASSSPGLAFLLTTIGRYGETGFVEYWKKLQASKVLVVDGWKEAYWGNFSAASKGNRPIVVSYATSPAAEVYFSKKEMDKAPTAAVTAPGCAFRQIEFVGILSGTSQKALAEQVVDFFLSLRFQDGIPLQMFMYPARKSAKLPELFVKHAAAAEKPVDIPWEKIEANRELWLDRWADAALR
- a CDS encoding ABC transporter ATP-binding protein, with the translated sequence MRPFLELDGIRKSFGPVVALDHVTLRIEKGEILCILGPSGCGKTTLLRLIAGIESPDAGHVRIEGAEASEVPVHLRQIGMVFQDFALFPHLAVWENIAFGLERMRFPRAEIRQRVRSLLSLMQMESLWDRRIDQLSGGQKQRVALARSLAPQPRLLLLDEPLGALDRQLRERLMVDTADILRRIGMTALYVTHDHLEAFAVSDRIAVMQNGCIAQVGTPEEVYQRPASIEIARFFGFENFVPAKRVADHVLQTDLGTLKCAAGADAAQDDETTILIRPDSAVWICDETRFDEAPNRISGTIVRRRFLGAQIHIVIRFAPEALLSFLLPSHPAPPPVGAPIVLSLNPAGIVAGIKSA
- a CDS encoding ABC transporter permease, producing the protein MRRHSPWLNFLWSIPAAAMLFWFVYPLATVWTISLQGTGLAGWMEFLSSRLLWHTLGNGFSQALVSTGVTLAVALPLAVLWMLYDFRGKRWLQTIVSLPFVLPTVVVAAGFRALWGAEGLLNRLVHDLMGFPVIDVGYGWGPVIIAHVFYNISVVFRIVTGFGARIDPGILESALCLGASPFVAVRRVLLPLLQPAIRSASLLVFLFCFGSFGVVLILGGQSMSTLDTEIYRQTVQFFHLSAAALFSIVQLFFTLLVIALHSNLGAKSLNISLAGGAAEAILGKPDTARVKRGVGLLALGYGAILGMPLAAILIQAIWGEAGPSLEYFVGLFRNERDAIFFVPPIDAVVNSLEAAIWAVMFCLVIGFPAAQFLALSRSRIKRALHAGFLLPLSASPVILGLGFIVTFASAPFDFRTSWWLIPVSHALVAFPIFLQSILPALRSVPDSLKQAAATLGAAPFIVWLRVEMPMIRISLIAAMVFCMMISLGEFGATAFIARPYAPTMPVAIYRYLSQPGPQNYGQAMAMSVLLLGVTGAGFALLRRIGKQR
- the gmd gene encoding GDP-mannose 4,6-dehydratase, whose translation is MDQHQTAKKALITGITGQDGAYLAAYLIEKGYRVYGIKRRSSSFNTKRVDRLYQDPHDPGLRFSMHYGDLTDATNLIRIIQEVQPDEIYNLAAQSHVQVSFETPEYTANSDALGTLRLLEAIRILGMEKRVRFYQASTSEMFGKVQEIPQRETTPFYPRSPYGAAKVYAYWITVNYREAYGMFACNGILFNHESPIRGETFVTRKITRGVARILLGLQERLYLGNLHAKRDWGFAGDYVVAMWKMLQQDRPDDFVIATGKAYSVRDFVERAFAAAGIRLAWKGRGVDETGVIDAVDQTVVDACLQGDAACDALRPGATVVSIDPRYFRPTEVDFLLGDPSKAKRILGWEPRTEIGRLIEMMVAEDIREARRDWLIGKEGFPVYNHFE
- a CDS encoding long-chain-fatty-acid--CoA ligase, whose amino-acid sequence is MSINTWQTPNWPPGVAREITGWDKPVFSLLDEAARAFPHNVYTIFNDGTRTYAQVQDMADRIANFLASRGIKKGDRVAIFLPNLPHYPAIYFGILKAGAVCVTCNPIYTAGELNYQLRDSGARAVFAMDHPQFYQTAVKAIEGTDVQTVVICNVKSFLPPLKGFLGGLLGKIPKAPSHDPSHLFFDDIIAKYPPQPPAIEIDPIRDLALIIYTGGTTGVPKGAALTHTNFVFDILAVHEWVRFPHEPGKAPEKIRHGGFHCYLGVLPWYHSFGLTLCLLGACASASKLVCVPDPRAGNPPFTEVLKAVQKYRTTMIVGVPTIYIAFMNHPQLAQFNLSSVLCCASGGAPLPVEVAKKFEEKTGCIIFEGFGLSETAPVITVNPTDTAKRKFGSVGFPLPSTDIKIVDSDTGLNEMPRGEDGEIAVSGPQVMQGYWNKPTENEAVFREIDGMRYFLTGDIGHIDEEGYIVITDRKKDLILVGGFNCYPREVEEVLFAHPKVANAAVVGVPDPKSGESVKAFVQLIPGQTATEEEILEFCKSRLAGYKRPRSIEFRDALPTSPVGKVLRRVLRDEERKKGQKG